One Turneriella parva DSM 21527 genomic region harbors:
- a CDS encoding UvrD-helicase domain-containing protein: MTTEEEQAHIRKLIQSGQHLFIEASAGSGKTTRLVNLVAEIIAQEKATISQILCVTFTEKAAAELKARIYEKLRSMPGEPAKRATENFSLNAIGTIHSFCLRSLGLSKLYSLARTQGEGVSDSELFEEARAWVYREIWTQLDADELARHLHESDFGSGGNNRTFDQALRSRALWCFSMNSLPLSPPAPEMSAIANAAEFFNFTLAAIVRRMHEIAETANSMSFSRMITLMAEAVKDSDFAATIRQSYHYALIDEFQDTDEIQWQIFRTLFLADLQSRKTILVVVGDPKQAIYKFRGADVFVYLRARTELMGLGALTDELTRNYRSVPEILHYLNDFFSDPATAEVWSRAGISYSPAETNDKVVSTGDDSSGTEIWYAENYSQQSTKVFCAQAADRISAIRAAHPDWTIAVIAFKHRTLAVMADALRARAVEYAYYGEKPDVRRLDIEHLKVFVDSFSHETSLGLAQANTTVFMLGQTDALRHYEYLGALLHQGKIINFLQALAQNFRPLHAILEHDADPVEYHAWRTLFENLLNRCGKDIVDHFTLRKAVAQLKDRDAAEAASGDMLRSAAAVQLLTVQSSKGLDWNLVVLADGESDKRWRDFPFFHDAAGHAVVPADIDAFDSGADKLMTSSEESQITQLNLLYVALTRAKHKLLIFAQPALHVANPGPTAAFLYDQIPKVNKIVTLHRLPDATTAVAIDSNGPAEPSSVEPGLFDNPAAPLPLPQHKDVPLRILKRESFSSLSKADFTAVEFADDILPRGAETGQLLHTLLETCDFSGLKSKTTAEANAILQKTRAALEISQLVEDDMLEAVANRILEIVVQCANASLPLVDTAKHTRLSELPQTNLWREMPFYSSADTHAELRRMPASPVTRIMTGFMDMVFTPNDMDYYILDYKSNSLAGVAPADLDDYIKLHYDKQREIYGEALQRYLQELYPESGRRVRGCYFLFLRYLKSGETTGVQFKEYAYV, translated from the coding sequence GTGACCACCGAAGAAGAACAGGCGCACATCAGAAAGCTGATTCAGTCTGGGCAACACCTATTTATAGAGGCATCGGCGGGGTCAGGAAAAACAACTCGCCTCGTAAACCTGGTCGCCGAAATTATCGCACAAGAAAAAGCGACTATTTCCCAAATTCTCTGCGTTACCTTCACCGAGAAGGCGGCGGCCGAGCTGAAGGCGAGAATCTATGAAAAACTCCGCTCAATGCCGGGAGAGCCTGCAAAAAGGGCCACGGAAAATTTTTCGCTAAACGCCATCGGCACGATCCACAGTTTCTGCCTGCGCAGCCTCGGCCTCAGTAAGCTCTACTCTCTGGCACGAACCCAGGGTGAGGGTGTGAGCGACAGCGAACTTTTTGAAGAAGCCCGCGCCTGGGTGTACAGAGAAATCTGGACTCAGCTCGATGCCGATGAGCTCGCGCGTCATTTGCATGAGTCTGATTTCGGTTCGGGTGGCAATAACCGTACCTTTGACCAGGCATTGCGCTCACGCGCGCTCTGGTGTTTCAGCATGAATTCTCTGCCACTTTCGCCGCCTGCACCCGAAATGTCGGCAATTGCAAACGCAGCGGAATTCTTCAATTTCACGCTCGCGGCGATTGTCAGGCGCATGCACGAAATTGCCGAAACGGCAAACTCAATGTCGTTTTCGCGCATGATAACGCTCATGGCCGAAGCGGTCAAAGACAGCGATTTCGCCGCGACCATCAGGCAGAGTTACCACTATGCCCTGATCGATGAATTTCAAGATACGGATGAAATTCAATGGCAAATATTCAGAACGCTATTTCTCGCAGACCTGCAATCCAGAAAGACCATTCTCGTGGTTGTGGGCGATCCTAAACAGGCGATATATAAATTTCGCGGTGCGGATGTATTTGTGTACCTTCGGGCAAGAACTGAGCTCATGGGTCTGGGCGCGTTGACCGACGAATTGACGCGAAACTACCGCAGTGTGCCCGAGATTTTGCATTACCTGAATGACTTCTTCTCTGACCCGGCAACCGCCGAGGTCTGGAGTCGCGCAGGCATATCGTACTCCCCCGCAGAAACGAACGACAAGGTCGTTTCTACCGGCGACGATTCGAGCGGTACAGAAATCTGGTACGCTGAAAACTACTCGCAACAATCAACCAAAGTATTCTGCGCGCAGGCCGCCGACCGAATTTCTGCGATCAGGGCCGCGCACCCAGATTGGACGATCGCGGTCATCGCATTCAAACACCGTACCCTGGCTGTGATGGCCGATGCGCTTCGTGCACGGGCAGTTGAATATGCCTATTACGGTGAAAAGCCCGATGTCAGGCGACTCGACATCGAACACCTGAAGGTTTTCGTCGATTCGTTTTCCCATGAAACCAGCCTCGGTCTTGCACAGGCCAACACCACAGTCTTCATGCTGGGACAAACCGATGCGCTGAGGCATTATGAATATCTCGGGGCCTTGCTGCACCAGGGAAAGATCATCAATTTTTTGCAGGCTTTGGCTCAAAATTTTCGCCCCTTGCATGCGATACTCGAACATGATGCTGACCCAGTAGAATACCACGCCTGGCGTACGCTTTTCGAAAATCTTCTGAACCGCTGCGGTAAAGACATCGTCGATCATTTCACTCTGCGAAAGGCCGTGGCCCAGCTGAAAGACCGTGATGCCGCCGAAGCGGCCAGCGGCGACATGCTCAGATCGGCGGCGGCCGTTCAGCTCTTGACCGTGCAGAGCTCGAAAGGTCTCGATTGGAACCTCGTGGTGCTGGCCGATGGCGAAAGCGACAAACGCTGGCGCGATTTTCCGTTCTTTCACGATGCCGCAGGCCATGCCGTCGTGCCGGCAGACATTGATGCGTTTGACAGCGGCGCAGATAAGCTGATGACCAGCAGCGAAGAGTCGCAGATTACGCAGCTCAACTTATTGTATGTGGCGCTGACCCGTGCCAAGCATAAACTTCTCATTTTCGCGCAGCCCGCGCTGCACGTGGCAAACCCAGGACCGACTGCGGCGTTTCTTTATGACCAGATACCGAAAGTGAACAAGATAGTGACCCTGCACCGCCTGCCCGATGCGACGACCGCGGTAGCGATCGATTCCAACGGGCCTGCTGAACCATCGTCCGTTGAGCCAGGTCTGTTCGATAACCCGGCAGCGCCATTGCCTTTGCCACAGCACAAAGATGTGCCGCTGCGCATTCTGAAACGCGAGTCATTCTCTTCGCTGAGCAAAGCCGACTTTACAGCCGTCGAGTTTGCCGATGACATTTTGCCGCGCGGCGCCGAAACCGGCCAACTCTTGCACACACTGCTGGAAACCTGTGACTTCTCGGGATTAAAGAGCAAAACCACTGCCGAAGCAAACGCCATTCTACAGAAGACCCGCGCTGCCCTCGAAATTTCTCAGCTGGTCGAAGACGATATGCTTGAAGCAGTCGCGAACCGAATTCTTGAAATTGTTGTCCAGTGCGCGAATGCCAGCCTGCCGCTTGTCGACACGGCCAAACACACCCGCCTCAGTGAACTGCCGCAGACAAACCTTTGGCGCGAGATGCCGTTCTACAGCAGTGCAGACACGCATGCTGAGCTGCGCCGCATGCCTGCGAGCCCGGTGACGCGTATCATGACCGGGTTTATGGACATGGTTTTCACACCCAACGACATGGATTATTACATTCTCGACTACAAAAGCAATTCACTCGCGGGAGTTGCCCCCGCAGACCTCGATGACTATATCAAGTTGCATTATGATAAGCAGCGCGAAATCTATGGTGAAGCTTTGCAGCGATATTTGCAAGAATTGTACCCTGAAAGCGGCCGCCGCGTCAGGGGCTGCTACTTTCTATTTTTGCGCTATCTGAAAAGTGGTGAAACCACCGGAGTTCAGTTCAAAGAATACGCCTATGTCTGA
- a CDS encoding ATP-dependent DNA helicase codes for MSEFKYLTDQLIADADLWNQVPLSLAERESLISQFLAGEIAVEASERTAGMLATEYFDLTEINGAMHFIPGRYKDMFTFFLQSLNRARGQRSAAIMPGVNTLVTGGPGTGKSYQISRFVESLAAKQTDSPVRVAIAAPTGKAAARFTALEALPNLLLECLTIHRLMQLSPDGSRAKYDAPNPLPVDVLIVDEISMVDLGLFARLIGALPLHAQVVLAGDIGQLPAVDGIAIAPALEFLAEQGLLTHLELTVTHRFSASKAAVYAALQSDGISAVTAQSEGIRLIEIQDTQALNLHVENYAREIYRTPGFTALAERLAQTPFPGTTWQKAAKDILQQLQRSIILCESNEGSHGTSALNRRIAAVCTGNRVTPIMVTANSYELQLFNGDTGFIFNDGNHEHVIIESAGRVKRLPLGRLRHWQIAYAITIHKSQGSEYQMVHIVHETRKNPERDHRLLYTAVTRAREQAVILKMH; via the coding sequence ATGTCTGAATTCAAATATCTCACCGATCAGTTGATCGCCGACGCCGACCTCTGGAATCAAGTGCCGCTGAGCTTGGCTGAGCGCGAGAGTCTGATCTCACAGTTTCTCGCGGGCGAAATTGCCGTTGAAGCTTCAGAGCGAACCGCCGGCATGTTAGCAACCGAATACTTTGACCTTACCGAGATAAACGGCGCAATGCATTTTATTCCGGGCCGGTACAAAGACATGTTTACATTCTTTCTGCAGTCTCTGAACCGTGCGCGCGGGCAGCGCAGCGCTGCCATCATGCCCGGGGTAAACACTCTTGTAACTGGTGGCCCTGGCACCGGTAAGAGCTACCAAATATCTCGTTTTGTCGAGTCGCTCGCCGCAAAACAGACAGATTCACCGGTGCGCGTGGCAATTGCCGCGCCCACGGGCAAAGCTGCAGCACGCTTCACAGCGCTCGAAGCGCTGCCCAATTTGCTGCTCGAATGCCTCACGATTCACCGGTTGATGCAACTGAGCCCAGACGGCAGCCGGGCAAAGTACGATGCGCCGAACCCGCTGCCTGTCGATGTTCTCATCGTCGATGAAATTTCGATGGTTGATCTCGGCCTCTTTGCACGACTGATCGGGGCGCTGCCGCTGCACGCCCAGGTCGTGCTCGCGGGCGATATCGGGCAACTGCCGGCCGTCGACGGCATTGCGATTGCTCCCGCTTTGGAATTTCTGGCCGAGCAAGGTCTGCTCACTCACCTTGAACTCACAGTCACCCATCGATTTTCTGCGTCAAAAGCGGCCGTTTATGCGGCATTGCAGAGCGACGGCATTTCAGCCGTAACTGCTCAATCAGAGGGCATTCGCCTCATTGAAATTCAAGACACGCAGGCCCTGAATCTTCACGTCGAAAACTATGCTCGGGAAATCTATCGCACGCCCGGGTTCACCGCGCTCGCCGAGCGGCTGGCCCAAACGCCTTTTCCTGGGACGACCTGGCAAAAAGCGGCGAAAGATATTCTGCAGCAGCTTCAGCGCAGCATCATTCTGTGCGAAAGCAACGAGGGCAGCCACGGCACCTCGGCGTTGAACCGACGCATTGCGGCAGTCTGCACGGGAAACCGGGTGACGCCGATTATGGTAACGGCCAATAGTTATGAGCTGCAACTCTTTAACGGCGATACAGGTTTCATATTTAACGATGGAAATCACGAGCATGTGATCATCGAAAGCGCAGGCAGAGTGAAGCGTCTGCCGCTCGGTCGGCTGCGCCACTGGCAAATAGCGTACGCGATCACTATACACAAAAGCCAGGGATCAGAGTACCAGATGGTGCACATCGTGCACGAAACACGAAAGAACCCCGAGCGTGATCATCGGCTGCTCTATACTGCAGTGACACGCGCCCGTGAGCAGGCGGTTATTTTAAAGATGCACTGA
- a CDS encoding PQQ-binding-like beta-propeller repeat protein yields the protein MKGHLRSLVGRSSDTFAGHLTANSREIASQVYARRTRSLVPSVAVLPALIGCLFLSSGMGLIIAGGANPTGPSIERISPDGVETIWENQITPAQGREFHLTLDLNNRLSGIDTWSRRVMWQARLPEISATSAPLVFTDRGRILVGVATTIGAVYLINAGNGQIVWMQNVSDRIDVSPLQIKNTTMAVACADGRIYGININDGHIDYMVQTDSKITALEPVSDGRGENIYAIADKKKVLALNAMTGDLNWQGDTHGEATNSPLIAKDRVIAPTTDGDFSKLWAFDTSGALRWMSTYDRVSSLASADDYIAMAQGSIVTLLRADTGEPVHYWQVDETPAALQLVAQHGRLIVRTDRGEVLTALN from the coding sequence ATGAAGGGGCATCTCAGGTCTCTGGTTGGCCGCAGCAGTGATACATTCGCAGGGCACCTCACGGCCAATTCGCGTGAAATCGCCTCGCAGGTGTACGCAAGGCGAACGCGCAGCCTTGTGCCCTCGGTGGCTGTTTTGCCGGCGCTCATCGGCTGTCTGTTTCTCTCGAGTGGCATGGGCCTTATCATTGCCGGCGGCGCAAACCCGACTGGCCCCTCGATTGAGCGCATTAGCCCTGACGGCGTCGAAACAATCTGGGAGAACCAGATCACGCCCGCCCAGGGTCGTGAATTTCATCTGACGCTCGACCTCAATAACAGACTGAGCGGCATCGACACCTGGTCGCGGCGGGTGATGTGGCAGGCGCGTCTGCCAGAGATATCAGCCACTTCGGCACCGCTCGTCTTTACAGACCGCGGCCGCATTCTTGTCGGCGTGGCGACGACGATTGGCGCCGTCTATCTCATCAACGCAGGCAATGGCCAGATTGTGTGGATGCAGAACGTGAGCGATCGCATCGACGTATCGCCTCTGCAAATCAAGAATACGACCATGGCCGTGGCGTGTGCCGACGGTCGCATCTATGGTATCAACATCAATGACGGTCATATCGACTACATGGTGCAGACCGATTCGAAAATCACGGCCCTTGAACCTGTGAGCGATGGGCGCGGCGAAAACATCTACGCGATAGCCGACAAGAAGAAAGTTCTTGCGCTGAACGCGATGACCGGCGACCTGAACTGGCAGGGCGATACGCACGGTGAAGCGACGAACAGCCCGCTGATTGCGAAAGACCGCGTTATTGCACCGACGACTGACGGCGATTTCAGCAAACTCTGGGCATTCGACACGAGCGGTGCACTACGCTGGATGTCGACCTATGACCGCGTGAGCTCGCTCGCTTCAGCAGACGACTACATTGCGATGGCGCAGGGCAGTATTGTCACGCTCTTGCGCGCTGACACGGGCGAACCCGTGCACTACTGGCAGGTCGATGAAACCCCTGCCGCGCTGCAACTCGTGGCGCAACATGGCCGCCTTATTGTCAGAACCGACCGCGGCGAAGTTCTGACTGCTCTCAATTGA
- the plsY gene encoding glycerol-3-phosphate 1-O-acyltransferase PlsY, producing MNSATLAWVVLGAYLCGSIPTAYLAAYGLKRVDIRQFGSGNVGASNAMRLLGKGWGVAILLFDAVKGLVPVLLVLHVCLAADASVQRYALAAALAALVGHVFPVWLKFRGGKGVATGLGVMTALLPLAVAIALPVFILVVAVSRYISLGSIVAAALLPGLFFINHTLPADCELFAFVCIACIFVIYKHKSNIRRIIAGEENRLGEKRPEMPAKPV from the coding sequence GTGAATTCTGCAACCTTAGCCTGGGTCGTTCTGGGCGCATACCTGTGCGGTTCAATACCGACGGCTTACCTTGCCGCCTACGGCCTTAAGCGCGTCGACATCAGGCAATTTGGCTCTGGCAATGTCGGCGCCTCGAACGCAATGCGGCTTTTGGGTAAAGGTTGGGGTGTCGCCATATTGCTCTTCGATGCCGTGAAGGGTCTGGTGCCCGTTCTGCTCGTGCTGCACGTCTGTCTCGCAGCTGATGCCTCGGTGCAGCGTTATGCGCTGGCGGCCGCACTCGCGGCGCTGGTCGGGCACGTCTTTCCCGTCTGGCTGAAATTTCGCGGCGGTAAGGGTGTTGCCACGGGCCTCGGGGTAATGACGGCGCTTTTGCCACTCGCAGTCGCGATCGCGCTGCCGGTTTTTATTCTGGTCGTCGCCGTTTCGCGTTATATTTCGCTCGGCTCCATCGTCGCGGCTGCCCTGCTGCCGGGCCTCTTTTTTATCAACCATACCCTACCGGCTGACTGCGAACTTTTCGCGTTTGTGTGTATCGCGTGCATTTTTGTGATTTACAAGCATAAGTCTAATATCAGGCGTATCATCGCGGGTGAAGAAAACCGCCTCGGTGAAAAACGGCCAGAGATGCCCGCCAAACCGGTGTGA
- the cutA gene encoding divalent-cation tolerance protein CutA yields MNPAPHPIVLLTALPDLAAAEKMADAIVSAKLAACVNIFPDMRSVYFWENKIVRENEVKLFVKTSSAVAPEAIAFIKAGHPYSVPEITTIHADMHGEYWVWLQGYVG; encoded by the coding sequence TTGAACCCTGCCCCCCACCCCATCGTTCTGCTGACGGCATTACCCGATCTGGCAGCGGCAGAAAAAATGGCGGATGCAATTGTCAGCGCGAAGCTTGCTGCGTGCGTGAATATTTTTCCCGACATGCGTTCTGTATATTTTTGGGAAAACAAGATCGTACGCGAGAACGAGGTAAAGTTATTCGTTAAAACCTCGTCGGCAGTCGCCCCCGAGGCGATAGCATTCATTAAAGCTGGACATCCTTATTCTGTGCCTGAAATCACGACCATACACGCCGACATGCATGGCGAATACTGGGTGTGGCTTCAGGGTTACGTTGGCTAG
- a CDS encoding DUF1574 domain-containing protein, which translates to MKRWLYYPLILLALLFAADKLLLLTGKPSAGAVEGSGIQLTETARIRLDNEASFVAKKRGTLTGCGSACRTVLVFGSSRSERFNLLKQEASITEFLAAKERDQILETQFLVYAQVGAQMVVYYHAVDRLWRQNLIPDAIVFELGPELLELEHRNNHGKSEFIFSDEYDYDYYRLLEKFGKKSVSEEARARLIFAGYALKPRPELLISDYRARPQNERPQYSILEKYIRGYKDYLDSDLTGKLRDERIGQFLSMYEGNYKIFAVDPLMDESLRRIVKLARDKNVPMLLYKPFVHEELNRVLDKTPYAPAVEKYAIDLPGGSVKFHFAKQDDYKCKFWSDASHYSTRCTPEIMHHLLRQLNFFR; encoded by the coding sequence ATGAAGCGCTGGTTGTATTATCCTTTAATTCTGCTGGCGCTGCTTTTTGCCGCTGATAAACTGCTGCTGCTCACAGGTAAACCGTCTGCAGGTGCGGTTGAAGGTTCAGGCATTCAGCTGACCGAAACGGCCCGCATTCGTCTGGACAACGAAGCAAGTTTCGTCGCCAAAAAGAGGGGCACTCTCACGGGTTGTGGCAGCGCCTGCCGCACGGTACTGGTCTTTGGCAGCTCTCGCTCTGAACGCTTCAATCTGTTGAAGCAAGAGGCAAGCATTACCGAATTTCTCGCAGCCAAAGAACGCGACCAGATTCTTGAGACCCAGTTTCTAGTCTATGCTCAGGTCGGGGCGCAGATGGTCGTCTATTACCATGCGGTCGACCGGCTGTGGCGACAGAACCTGATACCCGATGCAATTGTCTTTGAGCTGGGCCCCGAACTGCTCGAACTCGAGCACCGCAACAACCACGGAAAGTCAGAATTCATCTTCAGCGACGAGTACGACTATGACTATTACCGGCTGCTCGAAAAATTCGGAAAAAAGTCCGTTTCAGAAGAAGCGCGTGCGAGATTGATTTTTGCCGGCTATGCGCTGAAACCCCGGCCAGAACTTCTGATTTCTGACTACCGCGCGAGACCACAAAACGAACGACCGCAGTACTCTATTCTCGAGAAGTATATTCGCGGCTATAAAGATTATCTCGATTCAGACCTTACAGGCAAACTGCGCGATGAGCGCATCGGCCAGTTTCTGAGCATGTATGAGGGCAATTACAAGATATTCGCAGTCGACCCGCTTATGGACGAATCATTGCGCCGCATCGTGAAGCTCGCACGCGACAAGAATGTGCCGATGCTGCTCTACAAACCGTTTGTGCACGAAGAGCTGAACCGGGTGCTCGACAAAACTCCCTATGCGCCCGCGGTCGAAAAATACGCGATAGACCTGCCGGGCGGCAGTGTGAAATTCCATTTCGCCAAGCAAGACGATTACAAATGCAAATTCTGGTCTGACGCAAGCCACTATTCGACGCGCTGTACGCCCGAGATCATGCACCACCTGCTGCGCCAGCTGAATTTCTTTCGCTAG
- a CDS encoding MBOAT family O-acyltransferase, with amino-acid sequence MNFLSLAFLAFFIASFVIYWNLPQRLRVGFLILASLFYYGFYSPAFLAHFVLVILINFLIAQKLAAGRSRPLVIAAVSLNILHLAFFKYFNSAIALLLPPGTANPETLKVVMPLAISFYTFQFISFQVDTYRGQVEKPEAARFALYMLFFPHLISGPILRSSDFYRAVGNPVASREMQTRGLYLICLGLVKKLFIADVLGYLINSVYKSPGDYGSTDALLAILGYSAQIYCDFSGFIDLARGMAKLFGYDMPNNFRSPYFSTSFSELWTRWHITLSVFIREYIYFALGGNRVSQPRQYFNLMVAMVLSGIWHGETINFLIWGALHGIYLTLEKLVKLGKTPANRYTWALRNLWVITGWSFAFVFFRAPDLATALAVISQVFVLKSAALTVWLVLLLIAATWLVQYLEHRRENLLQLVLPRAAWVLPVMLLVIYFLISRIQIPSEAFIYVQF; translated from the coding sequence ATGAATTTTCTTTCACTGGCCTTTCTCGCTTTCTTCATCGCCTCGTTTGTCATTTACTGGAACCTGCCGCAACGCCTGCGCGTGGGTTTTTTGATACTCGCTTCGCTGTTCTACTACGGCTTTTACAGCCCGGCGTTTTTGGCACACTTCGTACTCGTTATTCTGATAAATTTTTTAATCGCGCAGAAGCTTGCAGCCGGCCGTTCGCGTCCGCTGGTTATTGCTGCCGTATCGCTGAACATTCTGCACCTCGCATTCTTCAAATATTTCAATTCAGCGATTGCGTTGCTGCTGCCGCCGGGCACTGCAAACCCCGAAACACTGAAGGTGGTCATGCCACTCGCAATCAGCTTCTATACTTTTCAATTCATCTCTTTTCAGGTCGACACCTATCGCGGTCAGGTAGAAAAACCTGAAGCGGCAAGGTTTGCTCTTTATATGCTGTTCTTTCCGCATTTGATTTCGGGGCCGATCTTGCGGTCTTCTGATTTTTACCGCGCGGTGGGTAACCCCGTCGCTTCACGCGAAATGCAGACGCGCGGCCTCTACCTGATTTGTCTGGGGCTGGTGAAGAAGCTTTTTATCGCCGACGTTCTGGGTTACCTCATTAACTCCGTGTATAAATCTCCGGGGGATTACGGCAGTACAGACGCCTTGCTCGCCATTCTGGGCTATAGCGCACAGATCTACTGTGACTTTTCGGGATTCATCGATCTCGCGCGTGGTATGGCGAAACTCTTCGGCTACGACATGCCGAACAACTTTCGCAGCCCGTATTTTTCGACCAGTTTCTCAGAACTCTGGACACGCTGGCACATTACCCTGTCGGTATTTATTCGCGAGTACATTTATTTTGCGCTCGGCGGCAATCGCGTTTCGCAGCCGCGCCAGTACTTCAACCTGATGGTGGCAATGGTGCTCTCGGGTATATGGCACGGCGAAACGATAAATTTTCTGATCTGGGGTGCACTGCACGGCATCTACCTCACGCTCGAAAAGCTCGTCAAACTTGGCAAGACGCCCGCAAATCGCTACACCTGGGCGCTGCGCAACCTCTGGGTGATTACCGGCTGGAGCTTCGCGTTCGTGTTCTTTCGCGCACCCGACCTGGCAACGGCACTAGCCGTGATTTCGCAGGTGTTCGTTTTGAAGAGTGCGGCGCTGACCGTCTGGCTGGTGCTGCTGCTCATTGCCGCGACCTGGCTCGTGCAATATCTGGAGCACCGGCGCGAGAACCTGCTGCAGCTGGTTTTGCCGCGCGCGGCCTGGGTGCTGCCGGTAATGCTGCTCGTTATCTATTTTTTGATATCACGCATTCAAATACCCAGCGAGGCATTTATCTATGTCCAATTCTGA
- a CDS encoding bacteriohemerythrin codes for MIPLEWTIEYSTGIPKIDSQHAYLFELANRLSRSLASGRSDEILANIIQELNEYVTTHFAYEESVMQNAHYDALVQHQAMHQKMREQLGEYVVQLQNKTLSAQALSKFLETWLTQHILHEDMAYIPAVAASAGNG; via the coding sequence ATGATACCCCTTGAGTGGACGATTGAGTACAGCACGGGAATTCCCAAAATTGATTCGCAGCACGCATACTTGTTCGAACTCGCGAACAGACTCTCGCGGTCGTTGGCCTCAGGGCGAAGCGACGAGATCTTGGCGAATATCATTCAAGAGTTGAACGAATACGTGACCACACATTTTGCCTACGAAGAGTCAGTCATGCAGAACGCGCACTACGATGCGCTCGTTCAGCACCAGGCGATGCACCAGAAAATGCGCGAGCAGCTCGGCGAATATGTCGTGCAGTTGCAGAACAAGACGCTCAGCGCGCAGGCCCTCAGCAAGTTTCTCGAAACCTGGCTGACGCAGCATATTCTGCACGAAGACATGGCCTACATACCCGCAGTGGCTGCGAGCGCGGGTAACGGATAA
- a CDS encoding glutathione S-transferase family protein encodes MKKYRLISFKLCPFVQRSVIVLKTKHIDFDIEYIDLANKPDWFLKLSPLGKVPVLQVGDDVLFESAIIMEYLDEVTPPSLHPTDPLLKAKARAWIEFSSHLLGLQYQWTHVKTEADYTAKTEELRAGLKRFAAELKGPWFAGDTMQLTDVAIAPLFARFAWLAPHLPTDILEGLPALSAYSAKIAATESITNSVLPEVPELFRAYLKKTGAHIAKWL; translated from the coding sequence ATGAAAAAATACCGCCTCATCAGCTTCAAGCTCTGCCCGTTCGTACAGCGATCGGTGATCGTGCTCAAGACAAAACACATCGATTTTGATATCGAATACATCGATCTGGCAAACAAACCCGATTGGTTCTTGAAGTTATCGCCTCTGGGTAAGGTACCGGTGCTTCAGGTCGGCGATGACGTGCTCTTCGAATCGGCGATCATCATGGAATATCTCGACGAGGTCACACCGCCCTCGCTTCACCCGACCGACCCGTTGCTCAAAGCGAAGGCCCGCGCGTGGATTGAGTTCTCATCGCATCTGTTGGGGCTGCAATACCAGTGGACGCATGTCAAGACCGAGGCCGACTATACCGCAAAGACTGAAGAGCTGCGCGCAGGGTTGAAGCGTTTTGCCGCCGAACTCAAAGGCCCATGGTTCGCTGGCGACACGATGCAACTGACCGATGTCGCGATCGCACCACTCTTTGCACGCTTCGCGTGGCTCGCCCCGCATTTGCCGACCGACATTCTCGAAGGTCTGCCCGCCTTGAGTGCCTACTCGGCGAAGATTGCAGCGACGGAGAGCATTACAAATTCTGTATTACCCGAAGTGCCCGAGCTGTTTCGCGCGTACCTCAAAAAAACCGGGGCACATATCGCGAAGTGGCTCTGA